Genomic window (Bosea vaviloviae):
CTGCTCCAACTCGTCGCGCGCAGCCGCAAACCGCGCTTCATCGAGCGCTTCGTCGAGGCCATCCGCCAGATCGAGGGCGCCTATGCCTTCGTCGGCATGACCAACAAGAAGCTGATCGGCGCCCGCGATCCGCTCGGCATCCGCCCGCTGGTGCTGGGCGAGCTCGACGGCTGCCCGATCCTGACCTCCGAGACCTGCGCGCTCGACATCATCGGCGCGAAATTCGTTCGCGAGATCGAGAACGGCGAGGTTGTCGTCATTTCCGAGAGCGGCATCGAGAGCCACAAGCCGTTCCCACCGATGGTCGAGCGGCCTTGCATCTTCGAGTACATCTATTTCGCCCGGCCCGACTCCATCGTGAAGGGCCGCAGCATCTATGAACGCCGTAAGCAGATGGGCGCCCAGCTCGCGGCCGAAGCCCCGGCCAATGCCGATGTGATCGTACCCGTGCCCGATTCCGGCGTACCGGCCGCGCTCGGCTTCGCCCAGGCGAGCGGTATTCCCTTCGAGCTCGGCATTATCCGCAACCATTATGTCGGCCGCACCTTCATCGAACCGACGCAGAAGGTTCGCGAGCTCGGCGTGCGCCTGAAGCATTCCGCCAATCGCAGCGTCGTCGAGGGCAAGAGCATCGTGCTCGTCGACGATTCGATCGTGCGCGGCACGACCTCGCTCAAGATCGTCAAGATGATGCGCGAGGCCGGCGCACGCGAGGTGCATTTCCGCATCTCCTCACCGCCGATCACCCATCCCGATTATTACGGCATCGACACGCCCGATCGCGAAAAACTGCTCGCCGCGACGCATTCGCTCGAGGAGATGCGCCAGTTCGTCGGCGCCGATTCGCTGGCTTTCCTCTCGGTCGACGGGCTCTATCGCGCCATGGGGCATGCCGGCCGCGACCCCGTCCGCCCTCAGTTCACCGATCATTGCTTCACCGGCGATTATCCGACCTCGCTGACCGATGTGGTCGGCGAGAGCGCCAAGCAGCAGATTTCGCTGCTGGCCGAAGCCGGCTGAGCCCCGCTCAAGGAAGCCCATGTCCAAGCCTCTGGAAGGGCGCGTCGCGCTCGTCACCGGCGCATCGCGCGGCATCGGCCGGGCGGCGGCGCTCGCCTTCGCCCAGGCCGGAGCACATGTCGTCGCGCTTGCCCGCACCACCGGGGCTCTCGAAGAGCTGGACGACGAGATTCTGGCGTTGGGCGGCAGCACGACGCTCGTCCCGGTCGACCTCGCGGATACTGCCGCGATCGAGAAGCTCGGCCCTGCCCTGCTGCAGCGCTGGGGCAAGCTCGACATCCTCCTGGCCAATGCCGGCATCCTGGGGCCGTTGACGCCCCTGACCCATGCCTCGCCGAAGGAATGGGCCAATGTGTTCGACACCAATGTCACGGCGAATTGGCGCTTGCTGAAATCGGTCGAGCCGGCGCTGCAGGCATCGGACGCCGCCCGCGTGATCCTGATGTCCTCGGGCGCCGCGCATAAATGCCTGGCCTATTGGGGGCCGTATTCGATCTCCAAGGCCGCCGTCGAAGCGATGGCGCGCACCTATGCTGCCGAGACGGTGACGACACCGCTGAAGGTGATGCTGGTCAATCCGGGCCCGCTGCGGACAAAAATGCGCGCCGAGGCGATGCCGGGCGAGGATCCGCTGACGCTCAGGACGCCGGAGGAGCTGGCACCGCATCTGGTCGAGATCGCTTCGCCCGCATGGAGCGAGACCGGCAAGATCTTCGATTTTCCGCAGGGAAAAGTGCTGACGCCGCAAATGCCGGCCTGAGGGAGCCTTATCGACAGGCCGGACGGCTCGACCGTTGGAGTAACGATGCTCGCACGCTGCGTCCTGTCGCTGTCCGCCCTTGCCGTTCTCGGCCTGGCATCGGCCATGATGATGACGGGGCAAGCCGTCGCGGATGGCGGTCCCGTTGCCCCGTCCGCCTCCCTGGTCGAGGAGTTGCGCCGAACCTGCCGCTCCGGCTCCGAGCCGTCACTCGCGATGCCATCGGCCGACGCGCAGGCGCTGATCGCGCAGGCGCGGGAGTTGATCGCAC
Coding sequences:
- the purF gene encoding amidophosphoribosyltransferase; the encoded protein is MTLQTEAEAAFDPNADRLREECGVFGIFGHADAAALTALGLHALQHRGQEAAGIVTFDGKRFHSERRLGLVGDAFSEVSVIEKLKGKQAIGHVRYSTTGETILRNVQPLFAELHGGGFAVAHNGNLTNGLTLRRNLVRDGAIYQSTSDTEVLLQLVARSRKPRFIERFVEAIRQIEGAYAFVGMTNKKLIGARDPLGIRPLVLGELDGCPILTSETCALDIIGAKFVREIENGEVVVISESGIESHKPFPPMVERPCIFEYIYFARPDSIVKGRSIYERRKQMGAQLAAEAPANADVIVPVPDSGVPAALGFAQASGIPFELGIIRNHYVGRTFIEPTQKVRELGVRLKHSANRSVVEGKSIVLVDDSIVRGTTSLKIVKMMREAGAREVHFRISSPPITHPDYYGIDTPDREKLLAATHSLEEMRQFVGADSLAFLSVDGLYRAMGHAGRDPVRPQFTDHCFTGDYPTSLTDVVGESAKQQISLLAEAG
- a CDS encoding SDR family NAD(P)-dependent oxidoreductase, whose protein sequence is MSKPLEGRVALVTGASRGIGRAAALAFAQAGAHVVALARTTGALEELDDEILALGGSTTLVPVDLADTAAIEKLGPALLQRWGKLDILLANAGILGPLTPLTHASPKEWANVFDTNVTANWRLLKSVEPALQASDAARVILMSSGAAHKCLAYWGPYSISKAAVEAMARTYAAETVTTPLKVMLVNPGPLRTKMRAEAMPGEDPLTLRTPEELAPHLVEIASPAWSETGKIFDFPQGKVLTPQMPA